In one Solanum lycopersicum chromosome 11, SLM_r2.1 genomic region, the following are encoded:
- the LOC112940328 gene encoding uncharacterized protein, whose amino-acid sequence MGRGFDRMGYSEAGQSSRASGSQMGRGLSQSRPPLPRCSCCGKSHPGECRWATGACFSCGRQGHTMRECHLRGSAGGMAQPTGSVAGSSSSVAMRPTGQGIQALAGHGRGRGGASSSSGASNRIYALTNRQDQEASPNVITGTGTQASRPPQ is encoded by the exons atgggtagggggttcgatcgtatgggatattcggaagctggtcagagctctagggcgtcagggtcacaaatgggcaggggtttgagccagtcgaggccacctttgcctcggtgttcttgttgtggtaagtcccatcctggggaatgtcgttgggctacaggtgcgtgtttttcttgcggccgtcagggccatactatgagggagtgtcaccttagaggtagtgcaggtggtatggcacagcctacagggtccgttgctggttcatcttcttctgtggctatgcgccctacggggcagggtattcaggcgctAGCAGGCcatggtagaggacgtggtggagcttccagttctagcggtgCCTCGAatcgtatatatgctttgactaataggcaggATCAGGAGGcatcacctaatgtgatcacag GAACAGGTACTCAAGCTAGTAGACCTCCTCAATAG